One window of Syngnathus acus chromosome 16, fSynAcu1.2, whole genome shotgun sequence genomic DNA carries:
- the gpatch3 gene encoding G patch domain-containing protein 3 has translation MADSQGVFLVISNIPTDFHSSDLRNYFSQFIESGGFICFHYRHRPEVHREPQTCGGSEEDGEKSSASDLAPAAVNNNCSKKTKQSTKTCCCVVVVHNEHADRFVRMYAGNHWIDFKGNWLSRRCVIKRVKVSQHNDDNQFPYKTRFEQRHRISQTEHFTLSDLKTLSELNPPALMQNGNVGTSVKVFLQLIQSCRLPPRLIRKLGLKFPKTGSNRRYGNVPFQYQETCTLPATEETVLTAAGHEICGPGILPARMSASGQLDDHCETIENDEPQAEEEEDVQSNADDDDDCCEEWERHEALHEDITSQERSKERLFEEEIELKWEKGGSGLVFYTDAQYWQEEEGDFDEQTADDWDVDMSIYYDKDGGDMDARDYVRMRLEKRLRDGLEDGAAHNQAIGSFERFTKGFGRRVMEKQGWKDGEGLGSSQVGIPDALENEGKHPYCKRGFGYHGEKLLPHLGKRTRKDFHISTVYDKPKDVDMGDSLLRRQQNNSMKYRGWQPGGSVGPRR, from the exons atggccGACTCTCAGGGCGTCTTCTTAGTTATTAGCAACATCCCCACCGATTTTCACTCGTCGGACCTCCGGAATTATTTCAGTCAGTTCATAGAGAGCGGTGGCTTCATCTGTTTTCATTACCGCCATCGACCAGAGGTGCATCGGGAGCCTCAAACGTGCGGGGGCAGCGAGGAGGACGGCGAGAAGTCGTCTGCTAGCGACCTAGCACCAGCGGCGGTTAATAACAATTGCAGTAAAAAGACGAAACAGTCGACCAAAACCTGCTGTTGTGTCGTTGTGGTCCACAACGAACACGCCGACAGATTCGTCAGGATGTACGCAGGAAACCACTGGATCGACTTCAAGGGCAATTGGCTGTCCAGAAGATGTGTCATTAAAAGAGTTAAGGTATCACAACACAATG ATGATAATCAGTTCCCGTACAAGACGAGGTTTGAACAGCGACATCGGATATCCCAAACCGAACACTTCACCCTGTCTGACCTCAAGACCTTATCTGAGCTCAATCCACCCGCTCTGATGCAGAATGGCAATGTGGGCACGTCAGTCAAAGTCTTCCTACAGCTCATCCAGTCGTGTCGGCTGCCTCCCCGCCTTATTCGCAAATTGGGCCTCAAGTTCCCCAAGACTGGCTCCAACCGTCGCTATGGCAATGTGCCTTTCCAGTACCAGGAAACTTGCACGCTACCTGCCACAGAAGAGACTGTTTTAACAGCCGCTGGCCATGAAATATGTGGGCCGGGCATTTTACCTGCTCGAATGTCGGCAAGCGGACAGTTGGATGACCACTGCGAGACAATTGAGAATGATGAGCCACAagcagaagaggaggaggatgtgCAGTCAAATGCAGATGAT GACGACGACTGCTGCGAGGAGTGGGAGCGTCATGAAGCATTGCACGAGGACATTACAAGCCAAGAGCGAAGCAAAGAAAGGCTATTTGAAGAAGAAATTGAGTTGAAGTGGGAAAAAGGTGGCTCGGGATTAGTGTTCTACACTGATGCCCAGTACTggcaggaagaggaaggag ATTTTGACGAGCAAACGGCAGACGATTGGGATGTTGACATGAGCATCTACTATGATAAAG ATGGAGGTGACATGGATGCCCGGGACTACGTCCGGATGCGACTGGAGAAAAGGCTTCGGGACGGTCTTGAAGATGGAGCTGCCCATAATCAGGCCATTGGCAGTTTTGAGAGGTTCACTAAG GGATTTGGCCGCCGCGTAATGGAAAAGCAAGGGTGGAAGGACGGCGAAGGCTTGGGAAGCAGTCAAGTTGGGATTCCGGACGCACTGGAGAATGAAGGCAAACATCCATATTGCAAACGAGGGTTTGG ATATCATGGTGAAAAGTTACTCCCGCATCTTGGTAAAAGGACCAGAAAAGATTTCCACATAAGTACGGTCTATGATAAACCCAAAGACGTTGATATGGGGGACTCTCTGCTTAGacgacaacaaaacaacagcatGAAGTACAGAGGCTGGCAGCCTGGGGGCAGTGTTGGGCCAcgaagatga
- the gpn2 gene encoding GPN-loop GTPase 2, with the protein MSAHKGETLRFGQVVIGPPGSGKTTYCQAMQEFLTHLGRKVAVVNMDPANDGLPYTCAVDISELVTLDDVMDGLKLGPNGGLLYCMEYVEANLDWLQDKLQQNPDCYFLFDCPGQVELYTHQNSVKNIFSQLGKWNFRLTCVHLVDSHYCADPAKFISVLCTSLSTMLHVELPHVNILSKMDLIEHYGKLAFNLDYYTEVMDLTYLLDHLAADPFFKKFRRLNEKLAEVIQDYSLVSFVSLNVQDKESMMRVLRAVDKANGCCFGDLEERNLQAMMSAAVGADFDFASTLGVQERYLETSEKTVEEELMDI; encoded by the exons ATGTCTGCGCACAAAGGAGAAACGCTCCGATTCGGCCAGGTGGTGATCGGACCACCGGGTTCGGGTAAAACCACATACTGCCAGGCCATGCAGGAGTTCCTCACCCATCTCGGACGCAAGGTAGCTGTGGTGAACATGGACCCGGCCAATGATGGACTACCGTACACTTGTGCCGTTGACATCTCCGAGCTTGTCACTTTGGATGATGTCATGGATGGCCTGAAACTGGGACCCAATGGCGGGCTCCTTTATTGCATGGAGTATGTGGAGGCCAACCTGGACTGGTTGCAGGATAAACTGCAGCAGAACCCGGATTGTTACTTCTTGTTTGATTGTCCTGGGCAGGTGGAGCTCTACACACATCAGAATTCGGTGAAAAACATATTCTCACAATTGGGAAAGTGGAATTTTAGG ctaACATGTGTGCACCTTGTGGACTCTCACTACTGTGCCGATCCAGCCAAGTTCATCTCTGTGCTGTGCACTTCACTGTCCACCATGTTGCATGTGGAGCTCCCTCATGTGAACATCCTCTCCAAGATGGACCTAATCGAACATTATGGGAAACTTG CATTCAACCTGGACTACTACACTGAAGTCATGGACCTGACGTATCTTCTTGATCATCTGGCGGCAGATCCTTTCTTCAAAAAATTTCGCCGTTTAAACGAAAAGCTGGCAGAGGTCATTCAAGATTACAGCCTTGTCTCGTTTGTGTCTCTCAATGTTCAG GACAAAGAAAGCATGATGCGGGTCTTGCGGGCAGTGGACAAAGCCAACGGTTGCTGCTTTGGagacctggaggagaggaatcTTCAGGCCATGATGTCAGCTGCCGTAGgggcagactttgactttgcctC CACTCTAGGAGTTCAAGAGCGGTACCTTGAAACCAGCGAGAAGACCGTGGAGGAGGAATTGATGGATATTTGA
- the LOC119135812 gene encoding zinc finger and SCAN domain-containing protein 12-like yields the protein MSARTTAKYVEEKDRTRRRQEHLCLQPNVVLRRADISEAIRPKQQEPERTCIKEEDVGKEVHHLNEQMVHTFLCNIKEEEEPERPCIKEEDVGKDVHHLNEQMVPTLLCTTEEEEERDRLCIKEEGEDSCDIKEEDTFEMLSIGVPVKSLDEGQHEVSKGAEPPSCSSSQQMTREDDGDHCGGSEAAQPLDSEDVTKNFSCSDCGRKFAQRGRLKSHTRTHTGEKPFSCSDCGRKFAQGGHLKRHTRIHTGEKPFSCSVCGQKFSEGGHLKKHTRIHTGEKPFSCSFVAKHFQ from the exons atgtctgcaaggaCCACAGCAAAGTACGTGGAGGAAAAGGACCGTACGCGTCGACGACAGGAACATCTTTGCTTGCAGCCGAATGTTGTGTTGCGCAGGGCAG ACATCAGTGAAGCTATTCGTCCTAAGCAGCAGGAGCCAGAGCGCACGTgcattaaagaggaagatgtGGGCAAAGAG GTCCACCACTTGAATGAACAAATGGTGCACACGTTTCTTTGCAAcataaaagaggaggaagagccggAGCGGCCTTGTATTAAAGAGGAGGATGTGGGCAAAGACGTCCACCACTTGAATGAACAAATGGTGCCCACGCTTCTTTGCACcacagaagaggaggaagagcggGACCGGCTTTGTATtaaagaggagggagaagacTCCTGTGACATTAAAGAGGAGGATACCTTCGAGATGCTATCGATTGGTGTTCCTGTGAAGAGTTTAGATGAGGGTCAACATGAGGTGAGCAAAGGGGCGGAGCCTCCAAGCTGCAGCTCAAGTCAACAAATGACTAGAGAAGATGATGGAGACCACTGTGGAGGATCAGAAGCAGCTCAGCCATTAGATAGTGAAGATGTGACGAAAAACTTTTCCTGCTCAGATTGTGGCCGAAAATTTGCTCAGAGGGGACgtttaaaaagtcacacaagaacccacactggtgagaaaccctTTTCATGCTCAGATTGTGGCCGAAAATTTGCTCAGGGGGGACATTTAAAgaggcacacaagaatccacactggcgagaaacccttttcatgctcagtttgtgggcaAAAATTCTCTGAGGggggacatttaaaaaagcacacaagaatccacactggcgagaaacctttttcatgctca tttgtggccaaacattTTCAGTGA
- the LOC119136203 gene encoding gastrula zinc finger protein XlCGF17.1-like isoform X2, whose protein sequence is MNEQMVQKFLCTIEEEEEPERLCIKEEGEDSCDIKEEEDTFKMLSIGVPVRSLDEGQHEVSKGAEPPSCSSSQQMTREGDGDHCGGSQAAQPLDSDDVTKNFSCSDCGRKFAQRGRLESHTRTHTGEKPFSCSDCGRKFAQRGHLKRHTKIHTGEKPFSCSVCGQKFSERGHLKKHTRIHTGEKPFSCSVCGQKFSQKGYLKTHTKIHTGEKPYSCSVCGKTFSVKRNLEIHTRIHTGEKLFSCSVCAQKFNHKGDLNKHTRIHTGEKPFSCSVCGKKFSVKSDLTIHTRIHTGEKPFSCSDCGQKFARRHHLKRHTRTHTGEKPFSCSVCGRKFSYRVSLIRHTGAHT, encoded by the exons ATGAATGAACAAATGGTGCAGAAGTTTCTTTGCACCatagaagaggaggaagagccggAGCGGCTTTGTATtaaagaggagggagaagacTCCTGTGACattaaagaggaggaggatacCTTCAAGATGCTATCGATTGGTGTTCCTGTGAGGAGTTTAGATGAGGGTCAACATGAGGTGAGCAAAGGGGCGGAGCCTCCAAGCTGCAGCTCAAGTcaacaaatgaccagagaaggtgatggagaccaCTGTGGAGGATCACAAGCAGCTCAGCCATTAGATAGTGATGATGTGACGAAAAACTTTTCCTGCTCAGATTGTGGCCGAAAATTTGCTCAGAGGGGACGTTTAGAAAgtcacacaagaacccacactggtgagaaaccctTTTCATGCTCAGATTGTGGCCGAAAATTTGCTCAGAGGGGACatttaaaaaggcacacaaaaatccacactggcgagaaacccttttcatgctcagtttgtggccaaaaattctctgagaggggacatttaaaaaagcacacaagaatccacactggcgagaaacctttttcatgctcag tttgtgggcaAAAATTCTCTCAGAAGGGATATTTGAAAACGCATACaaaaatccacactggcgagaaaccttattcatgctcagtttgtggcaaaacattttcagtgaAGAGAAACTTAGAAAtccatacaagaatccacactggtgagaaactcttttcatgctcagtttgtgccCAAAAATTCAATCATAAGGGAGATTTAAAcaagcacacaagaatccacaccggcgagaaacctttttcatgctcagtttgtggcaaaaAATTTTCAGTGAAGAGCGATCTAACAattcacacaagaatccacactggtgagaaacctttttcatgttcagattgtggccaaaaatttgCTCGGAGGCACCATTTAAAACgtcacacaagaacccacactggcgagaaacctttttcgtgctcagtttgtggccgaAAATTCTCTTATAGGGTAAGTTTAATCAGGCACACAGGAGCCCACACCTAA
- the LOC119136203 gene encoding gastrula zinc finger protein XlCGF17.1-like isoform X1: MNEQMVQKILCTVKEEEEPERTCIKEEDVGKEVHHMNEQMVQKFLCTIEEEEEPERLCIKEEGEDSCDIKEEEDTFKMLSIGVPVRSLDEGQHEVSKGAEPPSCSSSQQMTREGDGDHCGGSQAAQPLDSDDVTKNFSCSDCGRKFAQRGRLESHTRTHTGEKPFSCSDCGRKFAQRGHLKRHTKIHTGEKPFSCSVCGQKFSERGHLKKHTRIHTGEKPFSCSVCGQKFSQKGYLKTHTKIHTGEKPYSCSVCGKTFSVKRNLEIHTRIHTGEKLFSCSVCAQKFNHKGDLNKHTRIHTGEKPFSCSVCGKKFSVKSDLTIHTRIHTGEKPFSCSDCGQKFARRHHLKRHTRTHTGEKPFSCSVCGRKFSYRVSLIRHTGAHT; encoded by the exons ATGAATGAACAAATGGTGCAGAAGATTCTTTGCACCgtaaaagaggaggaagagccagAGCGGACTTGTATTAAAGAGGAGGATGTGGGCAAAGAGGTCCACCACATGAATGAACAAATGGTGCAGAAGTTTCTTTGCACCatagaagaggaggaagagccggAGCGGCTTTGTATtaaagaggagggagaagacTCCTGTGACattaaagaggaggaggatacCTTCAAGATGCTATCGATTGGTGTTCCTGTGAGGAGTTTAGATGAGGGTCAACATGAGGTGAGCAAAGGGGCGGAGCCTCCAAGCTGCAGCTCAAGTcaacaaatgaccagagaaggtgatggagaccaCTGTGGAGGATCACAAGCAGCTCAGCCATTAGATAGTGATGATGTGACGAAAAACTTTTCCTGCTCAGATTGTGGCCGAAAATTTGCTCAGAGGGGACGTTTAGAAAgtcacacaagaacccacactggtgagaaaccctTTTCATGCTCAGATTGTGGCCGAAAATTTGCTCAGAGGGGACatttaaaaaggcacacaaaaatccacactggcgagaaacccttttcatgctcagtttgtggccaaaaattctctgagaggggacatttaaaaaagcacacaagaatccacactggcgagaaacctttttcatgctcag tttgtgggcaAAAATTCTCTCAGAAGGGATATTTGAAAACGCATACaaaaatccacactggcgagaaaccttattcatgctcagtttgtggcaaaacattttcagtgaAGAGAAACTTAGAAAtccatacaagaatccacactggtgagaaactcttttcatgctcagtttgtgccCAAAAATTCAATCATAAGGGAGATTTAAAcaagcacacaagaatccacaccggcgagaaacctttttcatgctcagtttgtggcaaaaAATTTTCAGTGAAGAGCGATCTAACAattcacacaagaatccacactggtgagaaacctttttcatgttcagattgtggccaaaaatttgCTCGGAGGCACCATTTAAAACgtcacacaagaacccacactggcgagaaacctttttcgtgctcagtttgtggccgaAAATTCTCTTATAGGGTAAGTTTAATCAGGCACACAGGAGCCCACACCTAA